From one Candidatus Omnitrophota bacterium genomic stretch:
- the kdsB gene encoding 3-deoxy-manno-octulosonate cytidylyltransferase — translation MDAIGIIPARYGSTRFEGKVLADLMGKPVIQHVWENARRASTLDDLIVATDEEKVKEEVERFGGKVVLTSKEHKTGTDRLREVVNPIDTKVVVNIQADEPLLHPSMIDDIVRPLLEDKSISMTTLKKKITDPEDLRNPNVVKVVTDKNGYAMYFSRSPIPFPRFHDGVVFYKHIGLYGFTKEFLFTFTTLPVSALENIEGLEQLRVLENGYKIKVAETQFDTIGIDTPEDLERAKEVLISRSK, via the coding sequence ATGGACGCTATCGGCATAATACCGGCGAGATACGGTTCTACCAGGTTCGAGGGCAAGGTCCTCGCCGACCTCATGGGCAAACCGGTGATACAGCATGTTTGGGAGAACGCGAGGAGAGCTTCCACACTCGACGACCTGATAGTGGCGACCGACGAGGAGAAGGTAAAAGAAGAAGTGGAGCGTTTCGGGGGAAAGGTAGTGCTTACCTCAAAGGAGCATAAGACAGGGACAGACAGGTTAAGGGAGGTCGTTAACCCGATCGATACCAAAGTCGTCGTGAACATCCAGGCCGACGAGCCGCTCCTGCATCCGTCGATGATAGACGATATCGTCAGGCCGCTCCTCGAGGACAAGAGCATCTCGATGACGACGCTTAAGAAGAAGATAACCGATCCCGAGGACCTCAGGAATCCCAACGTGGTAAAAGTGGTCACCGATAAGAACGGCTACGCGATGTATTTCTCGCGTTCGCCGATCCCGTTCCCGCGTTTCCACGACGGCGTCGTCTTTTACAAGCACATCGGGCTTTACGGTTTCACAAAAGAATTTCTTTTCACGTTCACTACCCTTCCTGTTTCGGCCCTGGAGAACATAGAGGGGCTGGAGCAGTTGCGCGTCCTCGAGAACGGCTACAAGATAAAGGTCGCCGAGACGCAGTTCGACACCATAGGCATCGACACGCCGGAAGACCTCGAGCGCGCGAAAGAAGTATTGATATCGAGGAGTAAATGA
- the rfaD gene encoding ADP-glyceromanno-heptose 6-epimerase, with product MKFLVTGAAGLIGSNLALELQKHGKVTALDDLSEGKRENLARYKGDFMHADIRNANYPKFLKECDAIFHEAAITDTTVTDRNLMFSVNVDAFKRLLIYAKSIGCKKIVYASSAATYGKGKVPMKETDRPAPANIYGESKVRMEQAAKAFVKENPDFSVIGLRYFNVYGPGETHKKKAASMIYQLYLQMAAGKNPRIFKWGEQYRDFVYVKDIVGANLKALKYDKSGVFNAGTGEPNTFNKVIEVLDKAMKKDLQPEYFDNPYGFYQDRTHADMSWSRAELKFIPQYGIEKGIKDYVSILKKKKRR from the coding sequence ATGAAATTCCTGGTTACCGGAGCCGCCGGATTGATCGGCTCCAACCTCGCTTTAGAGCTCCAAAAACACGGCAAAGTCACCGCCTTGGACGACCTTTCGGAGGGAAAGAGGGAGAACCTCGCCCGCTACAAGGGCGATTTCATGCACGCCGACATCCGCAACGCGAATTACCCTAAATTCCTCAAAGAATGCGACGCGATATTCCATGAGGCCGCGATAACCGACACTACCGTGACCGACAGGAACCTGATGTTCTCGGTGAACGTTGACGCCTTCAAGCGCCTCCTCATATACGCGAAATCCATCGGCTGCAAAAAGATAGTCTATGCCTCGAGCGCCGCGACTTACGGGAAAGGGAAAGTCCCGATGAAGGAGACCGACAGGCCCGCGCCGGCGAACATATACGGCGAGAGCAAGGTCAGGATGGAACAGGCCGCGAAGGCCTTCGTGAAGGAGAACCCGGATTTCTCGGTCATCGGCCTGCGCTATTTCAACGTATACGGCCCGGGCGAGACGCACAAGAAAAAGGCGGCGAGCATGATATACCAGCTCTACCTGCAGATGGCGGCCGGGAAGAACCCGAGGATATTCAAGTGGGGCGAGCAGTACCGCGATTTCGTATACGTCAAAGACATCGTCGGCGCGAATTTGAAAGCCTTAAAATACGATAAGAGCGGCGTATTTAACGCCGGGACCGGAGAGCCGAATACTTTCAATAAGGTGATAGAGGTCCTGGATAAGGCGATGAAGAAAGACCTGCAGCCGGAGTATTTCGACAACCCCTACGGTTTTTACCAGGACAGGACGCACGCGGATATGTCCTGGAGCAGGGCCGAGCTTAAATTCATTCCCCAATACGGCATCGAAAAGGGGATAAAAGATTACGTATCCATTCTCAAAAAAAAGAAAAGGCGCTGA
- a CDS encoding CTP synthase, with amino-acid sequence MTKYIFITGGVVSSLGKGIASASIGKLLESKGLKITIQKLDPYINVDPGTMNPFQHGEVYVTDDGAETDLDLGHYERFTSIVTGKDNNVTTGKIYNSVITKERRGDYLGGTVQVVPHITNEIKDSIKRVGRGKGIDVVICEIGGTVGDIESLPFLEAIRQLRLEKGRGNVLNIHLTLVPYIKAAGELKTKPTQHSVQKLREIGIQADLLLCRTEKSLSKKLKEKIALFCNVDEDAVFEAKDVKDIYEVPLMLKDQGLDKKIVKLLGLHCRDKGLKDWVEKVIKPALNPSKHTTIAVVGKYIELQDAYKSIYESLRHGGIANNARVDIKRVESENLERYGAEKLLGGVDGILVPGGFGTRGIEGKIRAVRFARENNIPFFGICLGMQCATIEFARNVCGLDKANSTEFDKNTPHPAISLLEEQRKVTQMGGTMRLGKFPCRIRKNTKTYEAYKKPLVYERHRHRYEFNNKYQDAMAKCGLIVTGVFPKARLVEIVELQGHPWFIGCQFHPEFKSKPDNCQPLFREFVRASIESGSKRGDRQ; translated from the coding sequence ATGACAAAATACATATTCATAACCGGAGGGGTTGTTTCCAGCCTGGGTAAAGGCATCGCTTCCGCCTCGATAGGAAAGCTTCTTGAGTCGAAAGGGCTGAAGATAACTATACAGAAACTTGACCCTTACATTAACGTCGACCCCGGCACGATGAACCCGTTCCAGCACGGCGAGGTCTATGTGACCGATGACGGCGCCGAGACCGACCTCGACCTCGGCCATTATGAAAGGTTCACTTCCATAGTGACGGGGAAGGATAATAATGTGACGACCGGAAAGATATATAATTCGGTCATCACCAAGGAGCGTCGCGGCGATTATCTCGGCGGGACGGTCCAGGTCGTCCCGCACATCACCAACGAGATCAAGGATTCGATAAAGAGGGTCGGCAGGGGCAAGGGCATAGATGTTGTCATATGCGAGATAGGCGGCACCGTGGGAGACATAGAGTCACTTCCTTTCCTTGAGGCGATAAGGCAGCTTAGGCTCGAGAAAGGCCGCGGCAATGTCCTGAACATACACCTGACCCTCGTCCCTTATATTAAGGCCGCCGGAGAACTCAAGACAAAACCCACCCAGCATTCGGTCCAGAAACTCCGCGAGATCGGCATCCAGGCGGACCTGCTTCTTTGCAGGACAGAGAAGTCGCTCTCGAAAAAATTGAAAGAAAAGATCGCCCTCTTCTGCAACGTGGACGAGGACGCCGTATTCGAGGCGAAAGACGTCAAGGATATCTATGAGGTCCCGCTTATGCTCAAGGATCAGGGCCTCGACAAGAAGATCGTCAAGCTTCTCGGCCTGCATTGCCGCGACAAGGGATTGAAAGACTGGGTTGAGAAGGTCATAAAGCCCGCCCTGAACCCGTCGAAGCATACCACTATCGCGGTGGTGGGAAAATATATTGAACTGCAGGACGCTTACAAATCCATCTACGAGTCGCTGCGCCACGGCGGGATCGCCAATAACGCGCGCGTCGATATAAAAAGGGTCGAGTCCGAGAACCTTGAGAGATACGGCGCAGAGAAACTCCTCGGCGGCGTAGACGGTATACTTGTCCCCGGCGGGTTCGGGACGAGGGGGATAGAAGGCAAGATCAGGGCGGTGAGGTTCGCGCGCGAGAATAATATCCCGTTCTTCGGGATATGCCTCGGGATGCAGTGTGCGACGATAGAATTCGCCCGCAACGTATGCGGCCTTGATAAAGCGAACTCCACCGAGTTCGACAAGAATACCCCGCATCCGGCGATAAGCCTCCTGGAGGAGCAGCGGAAAGTGACGCAGATGGGCGGGACGATGCGGCTCGGGAAATTCCCCTGCAGGATCAGGAAGAACACGAAGACCTACGAGGCGTATAAAAAGCCTCTTGTATACGAAAGGCACCGCCACAGGTATGAATTCAACAACAAATACCAGGACGCGATGGCGAAATGCGGGCTTATAGTGACTGGCGTCTTCCCTAAGGCAAGGCTTGTGGAGATCGTCGAGCTGCAGGGGCACCCGTGGTTCATAGGATGCCAGTTCCATCCCGAGTTCAAATCGAAGCCGGATAATTGCCAGCCGCTCTTCAGGGAATTTGTCCGGGCCTCGATAGAGTCCGGATCAAAAAGGGGCGATAGACAATGA
- the kdsA gene encoding 3-deoxy-8-phosphooctulonate synthase, whose product MTKTVSAGRIRIGGRGPLVLIAGPCVIESERSAVRHAKAIKAIAERLDVPYIYKSSYDKANRTSMRSYRGPGIKKGIRILKRVKEETGLPILSDVHCKEELDAAARVLDVIQIPAFLSRQTDFIIAAAKTKKTINIKKGQFMAPWDVGFAIEKVESAGNRSIIITERGVSFGYNNLISDMRALPILAGLGYPVVYDATHSVQLPGGMGKASGGEGRFIPVLARAAVAAGCDGLFLEVHEDPRCALCDGPNSLALKDLEELLVTVKEIDSAVRRKGI is encoded by the coding sequence ATGACAAAGACCGTATCGGCAGGCAGGATAAGGATAGGCGGCAGGGGGCCGCTCGTTTTAATAGCGGGCCCTTGCGTCATCGAGAGCGAACGATCGGCCGTGCGCCACGCGAAGGCGATAAAAGCGATAGCTGAGCGCCTCGATGTCCCGTACATATATAAGTCGAGCTACGATAAGGCGAACAGGACGTCGATGAGGTCGTACCGCGGCCCGGGGATCAAAAAGGGGATACGGATCCTTAAAAGGGTAAAGGAGGAGACAGGCCTTCCTATACTGAGCGATGTGCATTGCAAGGAGGAACTCGACGCAGCGGCGCGGGTCCTCGATGTCATCCAGATACCGGCGTTCCTTTCCCGCCAGACCGATTTCATAATCGCGGCAGCCAAGACCAAAAAAACGATAAATATAAAAAAGGGCCAGTTCATGGCGCCGTGGGACGTAGGATTTGCGATAGAAAAAGTCGAATCGGCCGGGAACAGGTCCATAATAATCACCGAGAGGGGTGTCAGTTTCGGATACAATAATCTCATAAGCGACATGAGGGCGCTGCCGATCTTGGCCGGGCTGGGTTATCCGGTCGTATACGACGCCACGCATTCGGTCCAATTGCCCGGCGGGATGGGCAAAGCGTCGGGCGGCGAGGGCAGGTTCATCCCGGTCCTGGCGCGCGCGGCGGTCGCCGCGGGATGCGACGGCTTATTCCTCGAGGTCCACGAGGACCCCAGATGCGCCTTATGCGACGGGCCTAATTCGCTGGCGCTTAAAGACCTTGAAGAGTTACTGGTGACCGTAAAAGAGATAGATTCGGCGGTAAGAAGGAAAGGGATATAA
- the gspE gene encoding type II secretion system ATPase GspE produces the protein MPKGEKKSLGEALVERGLVTPEKLKKAKEEADRTKEPLRRVLTRLGMVEEDAIISFFEQQLGIPRIDFSNYFIDPKVIDILPENFCRKNMILPLFKIGGTLTIAMVDPLDIFALDEARLKAKCEVEPVVVPEKELIGAFDQYYGARGTMDDIVKSVDKDKFQIKEGAESDLKALQGLVEEAPIVKLVNLLISEAIKAGASDIHIEPDEIFLGTRYRVDGVLHEVISPPKDLQSAIISRIKILSGMDIAERRVPQDGRFQLKIENRQIDCRVSTIPTVYGENVVIRLLDLNSILLGLSELGFSREMLNVYEKLIRRPYGIILVTGPTGSGKTTTLYSSLSTINSPEKNIVTIEDPIEYRLKLVRQMQINTKAGLTFANGLRSILRQDPDIIMVGEIRDLDTAEVAIQAALTGHLVLSTLHTNDAPGAVARLVDMGVEPFLVSSSVLAVIAQRLVRVICKDCRENYVPSAKLSEEVGLSSSKQVKFYRGRGCDKCLHTGYKGRVGIFELMLPDDAIRALTVAKSSSAEIRKAAIKNGMKTMQEDGIEKVKAGITTLEEVLRVTQQEE, from the coding sequence ATGCCGAAGGGAGAGAAGAAGTCTCTTGGCGAAGCTCTGGTCGAGCGCGGCCTTGTTACTCCGGAGAAGCTCAAGAAGGCTAAGGAGGAGGCCGACAGGACAAAAGAGCCTCTTCGCCGCGTCCTGACAAGGCTCGGCATGGTCGAAGAGGACGCCATCATCTCCTTTTTCGAGCAGCAGCTCGGCATCCCGCGCATAGATTTCTCGAATTATTTCATCGACCCAAAAGTCATCGATATCCTCCCCGAAAATTTCTGCAGAAAGAACATGATCCTTCCTTTATTCAAGATCGGAGGGACCCTTACCATCGCCATGGTAGACCCGCTGGATATCTTTGCCCTGGACGAAGCCCGCCTTAAGGCCAAATGCGAAGTGGAGCCTGTCGTCGTCCCGGAGAAGGAACTTATCGGGGCCTTCGACCAGTATTACGGCGCGCGCGGGACGATGGATGATATCGTAAAATCCGTCGATAAAGATAAATTTCAGATAAAAGAGGGCGCGGAATCCGACCTCAAGGCCCTGCAGGGGCTCGTCGAGGAGGCGCCGATAGTCAAGCTCGTGAATCTCCTGATAAGCGAGGCGATAAAGGCCGGGGCCTCGGATATACACATAGAACCCGACGAGATCTTCCTGGGGACGAGATACAGGGTTGACGGCGTCCTGCACGAGGTCATCTCCCCGCCGAAAGACCTCCAGTCGGCGATAATATCGAGGATAAAGATCCTCTCGGGAATGGATATCGCGGAGAGGAGGGTCCCCCAGGACGGGAGGTTCCAGCTGAAGATCGAGAACCGCCAGATAGACTGCAGGGTCTCGACGATACCTACCGTATACGGCGAGAATGTCGTCATAAGGCTCCTCGACCTGAACAGCATCCTCTTGGGATTGAGCGAACTCGGTTTCTCCCGGGAGATGCTTAACGTATACGAGAAACTTATACGCAGGCCTTACGGCATAATACTCGTGACCGGCCCGACCGGCTCCGGAAAGACGACCACGCTCTATTCCTCGTTAAGCACCATAAATTCCCCGGAAAAGAATATCGTGACGATAGAGGATCCGATCGAATACAGGTTGAAGCTCGTGCGGCAGATGCAGATAAATACGAAGGCCGGGCTCACTTTCGCGAACGGCCTGCGTTCCATCCTCCGGCAGGACCCGGACATCATAATGGTCGGCGAGATCCGCGACCTCGACACCGCCGAGGTGGCGATACAGGCGGCGCTTACCGGCCATCTCGTATTATCCACGCTCCATACCAACGACGCTCCCGGCGCGGTCGCGCGCCTCGTGGACATGGGCGTCGAACCGTTCCTGGTCAGCTCTTCGGTCCTGGCCGTCATAGCCCAGAGGCTCGTCCGCGTCATATGCAAGGATTGCAGGGAGAACTACGTCCCCTCCGCGAAATTATCGGAAGAGGTGGGCCTGTCATCATCGAAACAGGTAAAGTTTTACCGCGGCAGGGGCTGCGACAAGTGCCTGCATACCGGGTATAAAGGCAGGGTCGGCATATTCGAATTGATGCTTCCCGACGACGCCATAAGGGCGCTTACCGTCGCAAAATCCTCTTCCGCGGAGATAAGGAAGGCCGCTATCAAGAACGGAATGAAGACGATGCAGGAGGACGGCATAGAGAAGGTCAAGGCCGGCATAACTACCCTCGAGGAAGTCCTGAGGGTCACCCAACAGGAAGAATAG
- a CDS encoding KpsF/GutQ family sugar-phosphate isomerase — protein sequence MMRRAKEVLKIEAEAIFSLIKRVDANFEKAVKLMLACRGKVVVTGMGKPGFISAKISATLSSTGTPSLYLHPADAIHGDLGRVTKDDVVLAISNSGETEEIIRLLPTLKKIGAKLIAMVGNTESSLARYSDVVLNVAVKREACPLNLAPTASTTAMLAMGDALAITLLDRRGFKEEDFAFYHPGGSLGKRLILKVGDIMRKGKANPVVKDDAKVKAVLLRITEARAGSASVVNKKGVLVGIFTDGDLRRHLGKDAALPLRQVREVMTRNPITISKEMLAADAFRILRERKIDEIPVVDNKRRPIGLVDVQDLLKAGLV from the coding sequence ATGATGAGGCGGGCTAAGGAGGTCCTTAAGATCGAGGCGGAAGCTATTTTTTCGCTCATAAAGCGGGTCGACGCGAATTTCGAAAAGGCGGTCAAGCTCATGCTTGCCTGCAGGGGAAAGGTGGTCGTTACCGGAATGGGGAAACCCGGTTTTATCAGCGCGAAGATCTCGGCGACATTGTCGTCGACCGGGACGCCCAGCCTCTACCTGCATCCGGCCGACGCGATACACGGCGACCTCGGCAGGGTCACGAAAGACGATGTCGTCCTGGCCATATCAAATTCGGGAGAGACTGAGGAGATTATAAGGCTCCTTCCCACTTTAAAGAAGATCGGCGCGAAGCTCATAGCGATGGTGGGGAATACGGAGTCTTCGCTCGCCAGGTACAGCGATGTCGTGCTTAACGTCGCGGTCAAGAGGGAGGCGTGCCCCCTGAACCTCGCCCCAACCGCGTCGACGACAGCGATGCTCGCGATGGGAGACGCGCTCGCGATAACCCTGCTCGACCGCCGCGGTTTTAAAGAAGAGGATTTCGCGTTCTATCACCCGGGCGGCTCCCTCGGCAAGAGGCTTATCCTGAAAGTCGGGGATATCATGAGGAAAGGCAAGGCAAACCCGGTAGTGAAAGATGACGCGAAGGTAAAGGCCGTCCTCCTTAGAATAACCGAGGCGCGGGCCGGTTCGGCAAGCGTAGTGAACAAGAAAGGCGTCCTAGTCGGCATATTCACCGACGGCGACCTGAGGCGGCACCTTGGAAAAGACGCCGCGCTCCCCCTGAGACAGGTCAGGGAAGTCATGACAAGGAACCCTATAACCATATCGAAAGAGATGCTCGCCGCGGACGCGTTCCGGATCCTGCGCGAGAGGAAGATAGACGAGATACCGGTTGTCGACAATAAGAGGAGGCCTATAGGCCTTGTCGACGTGCAGGATCTCTTGAAGGCGGGGCTTGTTTAG
- a CDS encoding type II secretion system F family protein has product MSLYRYKARDESGKFVEGVMEAPAEADLVEKLRKMGYVITGVSVASGGFSVGDFIGGFGGIKPEDMIFFNIQLSNMLEAGLPLLTSLRTISAQTENRRLRKLLEDVTVKVETGSSLSEALMAHPLAFSRLTISMVKAGEASGNLSLVLKRLADFGENELDLRQKVSGALLYPAVLSVAAAVVILFIVTFIIPKFADIFLRANIPLPIVTRILYGAGMAIKDYWYIFALGLTALFLAARIYADTRGGRLKVDGLKLAVPVVGPLIRKAAIARFARMLSTLSASGVDILESLEILEATIGNEVLSRVVAKAREAVRGGSKISEPLKASAEFPPDTVQMIAAGEETGNLDIMLNKVADLYEAAVAYHIKRLTSLLEPAFLLIMGSVVAVIMASILVPMFDLVKVLRR; this is encoded by the coding sequence ATGTCCCTATACCGCTATAAGGCGAGAGACGAATCGGGGAAATTCGTGGAAGGGGTGATGGAAGCTCCGGCAGAGGCCGATCTCGTCGAAAAACTCCGCAAGATGGGGTATGTTATAACCGGGGTCTCGGTCGCCTCCGGCGGATTTTCTGTCGGGGACTTTATCGGCGGGTTCGGGGGCATAAAACCCGAGGATATGATATTCTTTAATATCCAATTATCGAATATGCTCGAAGCGGGATTGCCCCTCTTGACCTCGCTTAGGACCATCTCCGCTCAGACGGAGAACAGGAGGCTTAGAAAATTACTGGAAGACGTCACGGTCAAGGTGGAGACAGGTTCTTCGCTCTCTGAGGCGCTTATGGCCCACCCGCTGGCTTTTTCCAGGCTCACGATAAGCATGGTCAAGGCGGGCGAGGCGAGCGGCAACCTTTCCCTCGTGTTGAAGAGGCTGGCCGATTTCGGCGAGAACGAGCTGGACCTTAGGCAGAAGGTCAGCGGCGCGTTATTGTATCCCGCGGTCCTGTCCGTAGCCGCGGCCGTCGTTATTTTATTCATAGTTACGTTCATAATACCGAAGTTCGCGGATATATTCTTGCGGGCAAATATTCCGCTCCCGATCGTCACGCGCATACTCTACGGCGCGGGGATGGCGATAAAAGATTACTGGTACATTTTCGCCCTCGGCCTGACCGCGCTTTTCCTGGCCGCGCGTATCTACGCGGATACCCGCGGAGGGCGCTTAAAGGTCGACGGCCTTAAACTCGCCGTCCCGGTGGTCGGTCCGCTCATCCGCAAGGCGGCCATAGCCAGGTTCGCCCGGATGCTCTCCACGCTTTCGGCGAGCGGCGTGGATATACTCGAATCGCTGGAGATACTCGAGGCGACTATCGGCAACGAGGTCTTATCGCGCGTGGTCGCGAAAGCGCGCGAGGCGGTGCGCGGCGGGAGCAAGATATCAGAGCCGCTTAAAGCGAGCGCGGAGTTCCCTCCGGATACGGTCCAGATGATCGCGGCAGGCGAGGAGACCGGCAACCTCGACATAATGCTGAATAAGGTCGCCGATCTCTACGAGGCGGCCGTCGCTTATCACATAAAGAGGCTCACGTCCCTTCTCGAGCCGGCATTTTTATTGATAATGGGTAGTGTCGTGGCCGTCATCATGGCCTCGATATTGGTTCCTATGTTCGACCTGGTAAAAGTGTTAAGAAGGTGA
- the rfaE1 gene encoding D-glycero-beta-D-manno-heptose-7-phosphate kinase, whose translation MLKHDDLSKIEHTISKFKGVKILVIGDLILDEFIWGDSSRISPEAPVPVVLVERESLMPGGAANVANNISAIGAKAYLAGVIGKDEHGRQLETILKKKGVNLEGIVSDPGRPTTLKTRVVARHQQVVRIDRENSSHLSGPVHKELADYIKKKIKDVDGIIIEDYGKGVITPAVLKEVIPLARKHGKVIAVDPKEEHISYYKGVTVITPNRKEAEAMGGIKASDDASLNRLGRSLLQRLKLQAALITLGEQGMRLFERGGRITHIPTVAQEVFDVSGAGDTVIAVFAAALCAGAKMIESAHISNFAGGIVVGKVGVATTSQNELKARIKDHHWQA comes from the coding sequence ATGTTAAAGCACGACGACCTCTCTAAGATAGAGCATACGATATCGAAATTCAAGGGCGTGAAGATATTGGTCATCGGGGACCTGATACTCGACGAGTTCATATGGGGCGATTCATCGAGGATATCGCCCGAGGCGCCGGTGCCTGTCGTCCTGGTAGAGCGCGAGTCGCTTATGCCGGGCGGCGCGGCTAACGTGGCGAACAATATAAGCGCGATAGGGGCGAAGGCGTATCTCGCCGGCGTGATAGGGAAAGACGAGCATGGCCGGCAGCTCGAGACTATCCTGAAGAAGAAGGGCGTAAACCTTGAGGGCATCGTCTCGGACCCCGGCAGGCCAACGACATTGAAGACGAGGGTCGTCGCGCGCCACCAGCAGGTCGTGAGGATAGACCGGGAGAATTCCAGCCATTTAAGCGGGCCGGTCCATAAAGAACTCGCAGATTACATAAAGAAAAAGATAAAAGATGTTGACGGCATAATAATAGAAGATTACGGCAAAGGGGTCATAACCCCGGCCGTCCTGAAAGAAGTGATCCCTCTCGCGAGAAAGCACGGGAAAGTGATAGCCGTCGACCCGAAGGAAGAGCATATTTCATATTACAAAGGGGTGACAGTCATAACCCCCAACCGCAAAGAGGCGGAGGCGATGGGCGGCATAAAGGCGTCGGACGACGCGTCATTGAACAGGCTGGGCCGGTCCCTCCTGCAGAGGTTAAAACTGCAGGCTGCGCTCATCACATTGGGCGAGCAAGGAATGCGGCTCTTTGAGCGCGGAGGCAGGATAACACATATCCCGACAGTCGCGCAGGAGGTATTCGACGTATCAGGCGCCGGGGATACGGTGATCGCGGTCTTCGCGGCGGCCTTATGCGCCGGGGCGAAGATGATAGAGTCCGCGCATATCTCCAATTTCGCCGGAGGTATAGTAGTCGGGAAGGTCGGTGTCGCGACGACATCGCAGAATGAATTGAAAGCGCGCATAAAAGACCACCATTGGCAGGCTTAG
- the waaF gene encoding lipopolysaccharide heptosyltransferase II, protein MNANKRKYRILIIRTDRIGDVLLSTPSIKAVREAYPNSHIAFMARPYVEDIVDGNPYLDEVILYDKDNKHNGFFGSLKFILELRRKGFNLAIILHPTLRSNLIPFLAGIPERAGYDKRWGFLLTKRLKDTKHLGEKHEIDYNFDVLRAIGIAAKDRTLYMPVKPEYERVIDRFMALNDLGGKDTIVAVHPGASCRSKRWAAYRFGRVADELIDKHNVKIVIIGGPSDVNTVKEVETGMLHKPLVLSEEHSLGEVAALLKKCKLLISNDSGPVHIAVAVGTPVVSIFGRLDPGLSPQRWGPVGPDDIVIHKDVGCEECLAHNCKLSFKCLDAITVEEVLTAAESLLTKT, encoded by the coding sequence ATGAACGCAAATAAAAGAAAATACAGGATACTCATCATCAGGACGGACAGGATAGGCGACGTGCTCCTTTCCACTCCGTCGATAAAGGCCGTGAGGGAGGCGTATCCCAACTCCCATATAGCGTTCATGGCGCGGCCGTATGTGGAGGATATCGTTGACGGGAACCCGTACCTGGACGAGGTCATACTCTACGACAAGGATAATAAGCATAACGGGTTCTTCGGCAGCCTCAAGTTCATACTTGAGTTGAGGAGGAAAGGTTTCAACCTCGCGATAATCCTGCACCCGACCCTCAGGTCTAACCTCATACCTTTCCTGGCGGGCATACCGGAACGCGCCGGTTATGACAAGAGGTGGGGTTTTTTACTGACGAAGCGGCTTAAGGACACGAAGCACCTGGGCGAGAAGCACGAGATAGATTATAATTTCGATGTCCTGCGCGCGATCGGCATAGCCGCGAAAGACAGGACGCTGTATATGCCGGTGAAGCCGGAATATGAAAGGGTTATCGACAGGTTTATGGCGTTGAACGACCTCGGCGGAAAGGATACCATCGTCGCGGTGCATCCGGGCGCGAGCTGCCGGTCGAAACGCTGGGCGGCATACAGGTTCGGGCGCGTGGCCGACGAGCTTATCGACAAGCACAACGTTAAGATAGTGATAATCGGAGGGCCGTCGGATGTCAACACCGTAAAGGAGGTCGAGACAGGGATGCTCCACAAGCCCCTGGTCCTATCCGAAGAGCATTCGCTCGGCGAAGTCGCCGCGCTGCTCAAGAAGTGCAAGCTCCTTATCTCCAACGATTCCGGCCCGGTCCATATCGCTGTTGCCGTAGGCACGCCCGTGGTCTCGATCTTCGGCCGCCTCGATCCCGGCCTCTCGCCGCAGAGGTGGGGCCCGGTCGGACCGGACGACATCGTCATCCACAAGGATGTAGGGTGCGAGGAATGCCTCGCGCACAACTGCAAGCTCAGCTTCAAATGCCTCGACGCCATCACGGTCGAGGAAGTCTTGACCGCCGCCGAAAGCCTCCTCACTAAGACCTGA
- a CDS encoding HAD-IIIA family hydrolase, producing MDIRERAAKIKLLILDVDGVMTDGKIIYDNYGDEFKAFDVQDGYGLTLWWRAGLKSAIVTAKKSRIVSRRAKVCHITKAFMNVKDKGAAYEKLLRIFKITDEEACFIGDDLIDMPIMKRAGLAVAVPYSRPEVKSAAHYTTNAGSGRGAIRELIEIILKAQNKWPE from the coding sequence ATGGATATCCGGGAAAGGGCCGCCAAGATAAAGCTGCTTATCCTGGACGTCGACGGGGTCATGACAGACGGCAAGATAATATACGACAACTACGGCGACGAGTTCAAGGCGTTCGACGTTCAGGACGGGTACGGCCTGACCCTCTGGTGGAGGGCCGGCCTGAAGTCCGCGATAGTGACCGCCAAGAAATCCCGCATAGTCTCCCGCAGGGCGAAGGTCTGCCATATCACCAAGGCCTTTATGAACGTGAAAGACAAGGGCGCGGCCTATGAAAAGCTCCTCAGGATATTCAAGATTACCGATGAAGAGGCGTGCTTTATCGGTGACGACCTGATAGATATGCCGATCATGAAGCGCGCCGGCCTCGCCGTCGCGGTCCCTTACAGCAGGCCCGAGGTCAAATCCGCCGCCCATTACACCACGAATGCAGGAAGCGGCCGCGGCGCGATACGCGAGCTTATAGAGATCATCCTCAAGGCCCAGAATAAATGGCCGGAATAG